Proteins co-encoded in one Nocardioides sp. genomic window:
- a CDS encoding sugar nucleotide-binding protein, translating into MLRTTWVIGEGHNFVRTMATLAANGVSPSVVDDQIGRLTFTSELSRATRHLLDVGAEHGIYNVTNGGENLSWAGWAKAVFARCGRHVDDVSATDTASYAAGVLAQGKPFAPRPLGSRMSLAKLEATGFVSQDAHTALDRYLA; encoded by the coding sequence ATCCTGCGTACGACCTGGGTCATCGGCGAGGGCCACAACTTCGTCCGCACCATGGCGACGCTCGCTGCCAACGGGGTCTCCCCCAGCGTCGTCGACGACCAGATCGGACGCCTGACGTTCACCTCCGAGCTCTCGCGCGCCACCCGGCACCTGCTCGACGTAGGTGCCGAACACGGCATCTACAACGTCACCAACGGCGGCGAGAACCTGTCGTGGGCGGGCTGGGCCAAGGCGGTGTTCGCGCGCTGCGGTCGCCACGTCGACGACGTCAGCGCGACCGACACCGCCTCGTACGCAGCCGGCGTGCTCGCCCAAGGCAAGCCGTTCGCACCGCGCCCCCTGGGCTCGCGGATGTCGTTGGCCAAGCTCGAAGCGACCGGCTTCGTCTCGCAGGACGCCCACACGGCACTGGATCGCTATCTGGCCTGA